The DNA region GCAAACTATCATGTGCACAGAGCTTGGGGAGACCATTGCTATCATTGAGACATCCCAGCCACTGGCACTTGAGGACACGCTGCAGCTGTGCCAAGCTGCACTGGGGGCCAGTGAAGCAAGTGGGCTATTACAGTTGGACACAGCCTTTGTGTGACACAGCCAGAATGCAGCAATAAAGGGGTTTGCTTGCAACAATGAGCATGGGTATCTCTGGGGAGAAGAGAACCACCCCTCTGACAAGCCAGTCTGGCACCCAGCCATGTTCTAGGATCCACCCTGGCCTCTTCTACCCACCAACTCCTCAGAACAGTCCTGCCAGGTTTCTTTCCTCTACCTGAGGGGAAGCTGAAGCTCTAAGATGTGATGTGATCTGTCCCAGGTCACCCTGCTATGTTGCAAAATGGGGTTTGCCAAGGTTCTTTTCACTGCATCATGCTGGTGCCCAGCAACATCAGGTAACCTTTACTGAGCACCAACTGTGTGCCAGGTCTGTACTGGGCACTCGTATACTCTCTTCCAATTCTGTGCTTGTTCCCCCAGCCCTAGCCTTCCCTGGACTTTGGGCACCCAGGTCTTGGCTCTGCCTGGTGGAAGATACTTGACTTCTCTGGGCTTTCTTCGTCTCAATTTTGACAGTGTGGAAAGGAATCTGTAGGTACCTGGGTACTCAGCTCAGATTGAGTAATGCAGGGGACCCAGCAATGAGTCAGACTTGGGCTCTCCCCTCTGGAGGCATGCTTGGTCTGCTAGGAGGAACATTAGTACAGACAGTGTGCTCTCTAAGTGTGTCTCATTGGTTCATTCAGCCTGTCTTCTAAGGCCTACCTCCCATGGCTCCTCCTGGGCAGTGCTGAGGGCCAGAGACAACTTCAGACCTAAGAATTCCCTGGGGTGTGATGGAACATTGGGAGGTGCAGGGACAGTAATATCCCAGAGTAGAGAACCTCCACGGGAGTAGATCAAAAGTGAGAGACTTCTAGAGGAAGTGGTCCCTGAAGAAAAAGTAGGAGTCTCTCTGTCAATAGAAGAGGAACAGGAACATTCCAGGCAGATGGCACTACAAGAGGAGGGTGAGTTCTTGGTATATTTGGAAACTGTCCAATTATTCACAACTATATTAACTGAACACTTGACTGCCTGGCCATGGTAGGTGCCACACTTAGCACTGTATGTGTACCATGACCCCTGTGGGCCTGAGAGGTGTCTCAACCCCATCCTTGTTACACACATAAAGAAAACTGAGGACAGAGACTTGCCCATGGTCTCATATCTAGGGAGAAGTATTGTGAGACTCGAGCCCAGGCAGTTCCTTTAAGCAGTTTATGACCAGTATCATTTTGAGTGATTGAGACGTGAAACTCCCACAAGGGCAAGGCATAGGGTCAGTGGATTCATTCTAATTGGAGGAAAAATAATCTAGTGACAGAGAACAGTTGGGATTTGAGACCTTGAAAGATCAAAAGTTTTGGGagcagctgggtgtgatggtacacacctgtaattccagcggcttgggaggctgagacaggaggacacgaggttcaaagccagcctcatcaacagcaaggcactaagatcctgtctctaaataaaatacaaaatagggctggggatgtggctcagtggtcaagtactcctgagttcaatccctggtaccaaaaaaaaaaaaagtattgggaGCAGAAAAGAATCTCCACTGTTTTACAAAAACTGGAGTAACAGTCTTTTGCTCCCTAAGCAGATGGGGGTGTTGTATGGCAGGTCGATAGGGCAGGCTCCCCCAGGCCTCTGTAGACCAAGGTGCTGGGAAGAAGGAAAATGCATCTGGGGCTCACAGTTGTCCCACAGGGATACCTAAGTAGGCCCTGGAAGTTGGGCTCAGTAGTTCAGGGAGGTATGTATGGTGGAGGAAAAGGTGTCATAACAGGGTGTCAGGTCTCCCTGGGATCAGAGTGAGGTGAGTGGGAGGGTGGCAATAGTCTAGCAAGGAGAGGatggggcagagctgggcagaggcTGTCAGGGAGGAGAGTGAGGGCCTCATGGCCAGCCACTGGGGACGAAGGGgtcctcaggaagctgaggcctcTCCTTTGATCATGTAATGGTCTGTGTATCCAATTTACAAACAGGATGGTGTTGAGCACAGGTGATACAAGGTCTGTCCTGGGCAATATAAAGATGCAGGTGTACACTGCTTGGAGAGCCCAGAGCCCTCAGGAACCATCCTGGCACTCCTGGGACATGTCCAAACCTTTTCCTTTTGTTCACAAGTGGATTCCAGCAGAGGACCCCTTCCCCTTCTGGAGCCTCCTGCCCACACTCATCACTTGGCATGATGTGAAGGAGATAACATTTCCTTCTGCTCATGGCCCCCACCATCTGGCCGCAGCatgttttaaaagaggaaaagccAAGCTCTCCACCCCAACCTTCCCAGGGTTATCATTTTCCAATATCCCCGAGAGGTGGAACAGTTAGGTATACCCTGCTGAAAACATGGAAACAAAACCTTGGGCTTGGGTTCTGGCCCTGTCCATAATCATGCCACCAAGAGTCTACAGGCAGGCTGTTTTGTCTTGAGTGACTCATCATCCAGTGTCCCTCCAGCCCCTAAAGCAGCAAGCAGCTTGGGCTGAAACTTATTTAATTCTTGACTTTGCCACTTGAGTTCTGTGGCCTTGACCTTTGAGAGGGATCCCCAGTTCTTGACTGGTCACTGAGGATGCTAATCCCTCCCTCAGCAAAAGCAGATGATTTGTGCTGAGTCAGGCAAGGCTCCTCCCAGGAGCATGTGCAGAGGGAAGCACTAAGGTGCAGTAAGGTTGAGTACCTGAGCTAGGGACTTAGGCCTCAGGCCTCCTAACGATCCCCTGCCTTAGACACAGCATACTCCTGATCTCAAATGGCTGTCCAAGTACCCCCCTCACCTTGGCAGAAACAGGTAGCCATGCAGAAAGCAGGTTTTCATGCCAATAATTTATTGAACGGAGGTCTGTACACAGGCAAACCTTACTGTGGAAACTAAGACATCAGGAGCTCTCTCCACTCCCCTGGCCCtccagggtggggagaagagggagaaggcCTTGGGAGCAGAGGACAGGAAGGGAGATACAGCTGTAGGAAGGGGCGGGGCCAAGTTGGATGGTGCGAATCGAcgtttttctttaagaaaaaaattataacaatctATTTACACCCAGGGgccagggaagggaagaggagatggGTTGGGCTGGTTCTATTTACAAGGGACACAGGAGGGGAGAGGGATTTGGAAGAGGTGGAGGCTTGGGGATAGGGGAGGGGGCCAAGGGGGTAGGAGGTCCTCATGCCCCCAACCCCctgtccttccttctcttccctccccgcTACCAGTTAAAATCCTCTTAAAAAGCCCACCACAGGGGTGAGGCTGGTGAGGGAGGGACTAGAGGTGGGGATAGGGACTCATTTACCTCTGCCCTCTAGTCTAGATCCCCAGCCAGGGCAGGAGCTTGATGGGCTATGGCCCCCCTTCCCAGCCCCACTTGGAGCTCCCAGATGGACGTGGAAGGGTAGTTGGTGGGGCCCTCAGGAAGAGTTAGTGAGGGTAGGTGTGGCATCAGGCGCCTGCCAGTCTGGGCCGGTCTGAGTCTCAGTTAAAgctgaaggaaggggaaggaaggagttaGGCTTTGCCTTTGAGGACCACCCTCCCAAGAGTAGGAACTCAATGTAAGATGCTACATTAAAAGCTAAAAGCTGCCACTTTGGGTCCACGGTTGCAAACTCAAATACCAAGAGGCCAGCTGGATAAATGAGTGCCTCACACCAGAGAGCTAGGCTCCCCACAAGAAGGGGCAGCTGGATGCAGCTATGAGGACAGGCAGGTCCAGGACTGCTGCTTCTGGTTTTCTATTCCAGGGGAAAGAGGAAACCTGGATTTTAACCCAAAATTTCCCATTTTCAAACATGAACAATAACTGTTTGCTTGCTTAGACCAAATGCATTTCTTTGGTTCTCCAGTgaggatttaaaaacaaatgcaggTAACAGTTCTTTATATAGGGTTGTTGACATGTTGTGAAATGCTCTTTCTATGCCATCAAAAAGTCACTAACTTAAAAATACCTGCAGGACACTCAAGTACTGTGAGTATAGTCCTGTCCCACCCCCAGGCTCACAAGTGCTATTTTAGCCCTCAGCAGATGGCCTCCCAACTTACCTTGTGAGGATGGGGTGAGGGTAGTAGTGCCCGACGGGGACCTCAAGTGAGGAGGGATGAGAATGGCATTGAGAGACGGTTGGATGGAAAGTTCTAAAGACAGGAATTGACAAACCTAGTCAGGGAGGAGGCAAGGGCAGGACTTCTGGAAACGCAGTTAGGTTTATGACTGGGCACCAAACAAGGAAATCAGTTTGTGGACACTTTTAGCCACAAATTTCTTTAAACATAAAACTGGAAAAAGCTACCAAAAGACAGATGGTGGAGTGCTACTGAGGCAACTATGGCTCTCACTCAATTAGGGAGACATCTTCCCAAGCCCAAAGCCTGCCTCATACCCCCTATAGAGCCCCATTCCTGTCTTCAACACAAAGTTCTTCTCCACATATCTGGCTGCCCCTCCAGCTCCACAGGTTCCCAAGCTGTGCCCTCACCACCAGGACTGAAGTTGAAGAGGGGGGGAAGCGGGCGATTGTTGGGGAGCTGGGTTCCGAGGCATCGCAGTTCATCAAAGAAGCTGTGGGCGCAGGCCTCTAGTGGGGAGAGCCTTGAGGACGGCGTGTACTCCAGCAGACTTGAGCAGAGCGCGATGGCCTCGGGTGGTGTCCGAGATTTGAACACCTGAGGGTAGGGTCTTGGAGTCATGAGGGTGAGAGGTGCCCCAGGCACCGGAGAACCATGCACATCGCAGATATAACCACCTGCCTCCCACAGACCCAAACTTCCAAATATGAAAACTGAGGCACAACCACAAAGAGGAAATCTGTTTTGAGTGGGCAACCAGCCCAGGTCCTGTGACTCCATGAGACCtgctgtgagcctcagtttccctgccaTAAAAATGGGACTCTTGAATTTACCTGTGGGTCCTCAACttttaaaataccataaattTTGAAATCTGATGAAAGTTATTGACTGACTCCCTGGATAACTTCAAATCCTCCCAATGATTCTGAAGCGAGGTCACCAGACCAGTTGGCCTCCAAGGGGACCCCCCCTTCAGCCATGCTACCTGAGTCCCTACCTTTGTCCAGGGGTGAGCTTTAATCTGGGGGAACTTGAACTCCGTGTAGTTGGGGTTCATCTCTCGGATTTGTTCCCGGGTTGGTGTTCCCAGTACCTGCAGGGAAAAGGAGAAAGCTGAGACAAGGGCCCCTTatccctaccccccacccccacccctccctgacCCTGCCCTCACCTTGATGATTTCCACCAGCTGGTCCACCCCACTGTCCCCAGGGAATATGGGCTGGCCGAGAAGGAGCTCAGCCAGTACGCAGCCGGCTGACCACACATCTGAAAGGGAATAGGGGAGATTCAAGGCTAGGCAGGCAGGGCCACCAAGGCCATCCCCTTGCAAACATGGCCATACTTCAAGGTGTCAAAGAGCTCCACGTTCTCAGGTCAGAGAAGAAGTGAAGTacctggcccaaggtcacacaacttaGGAACATTTAATCCTGACCTTGACTCTCCAGGTCTACCCAATTTAGCTGCACTTTCCAGTCTAGGTGTGCTTCCAGTCCTCATTTCCTCGGCTCAGTAACCCCAAGGATCCCTTTCTCTGCCTCTAGCCTAAGTCTATAAAAAGGTCTTAAATTTAAAAGGCTTAAACCCTGAACTGCCTTTTTTACCGCCCATCTCTGTTCCTCGTGGGAAGGGCTGCAATATGGTCCTCTTACCCTTCCCTGGTCTGTACCTTGATCCTACCACCCCAGTTCACATCTGAGGACCATATAGTCCCTCCTATATTTTGATGTTCTTTCAAACTTCTTCATGCTCATTCCCGCATTTCAGCTTTCCTCTCATGCCTGGTAGGTGGCATTGCCATCCCCATCAACAGAGAAGGACACAGAGACCCTGGGAGCAGGCTGCACCCTAAAGATGGCAAAGCCTTGCCTGCCAGTTTCCTCCAAGGTCACTGACAGCCCCTCCCCTCCAGCTGAGAACAGAGGGCTAACTGGGAAGTTCCAAAGCTGGGATGGACTCTAGAGTCGGGTCAGTTTTCAAATCCTAGCCTTGCCCAGTCCCAGCAATGCaactgcaggcaggtggcctCACACCTCCCAGCCTTAGATTGCTTGTCAGGTATGAGGACTGATTGAGGACTAAGATTGAGGACTGGGTAAAAGAACAGAGGTTAAGCTTTTATCACCAAGTCTGGCAAACAGAACACAGAACTCAAAACTTACAAGACAcattccccagccacaccctcctATAACTAACCGATGGACGAGGTATAATCAGTGGCTCCAAAGATGAGCTCCGGGGCCCGATAGTAGCGAGAACAGATGTAGGAAACATTGGGCTCCCCCCGGACCAACTGCTTTGCACTGTGGGAAGAGATGGACAAGAGTAAACAAAAGCTGAAGGATGAGGCCCCCTCTTACCCTTTGAGCCACCCAGCACACCAAGGTCAGGCCCACCTGCCAAAATCACAGAGCTTGAGGACAGCAGTGTCAGGGTCCACCAGCAGGTTCTGGGGCTTGATGTCACGGTGACACACACCCTGGGAGTGGATGTAGGCCAAGCTCCGGAAGAGCTGGTACATGTATACCTGGGGCAGACAGAGGACAGCTGAACTCCAGCCCAGCTCTTTGCCACATAGCACACCACTGGCCCACTGTCTCAGCATGAAGAGCCCTTCCACACCATTCTCCCTGCTGGCCAATCAACAGCCTCAGGAAACTAATGTTTGAAACCTCTGGTTTTCAAACTGTAGTGTGCAGCACAATCACATGAAAGACTAGTTAAAACAAACTGCTGGGCCATGCTCCTAGAATTTAGATTCTGTGACCTCAGGATGGGCATCTACAACAAGCCCTCTAGTGCTGATGCTGGTCCCTGGACCACACTCTGAGAACTACTGAGGTAATCGCACCCCTTAGCAGAAGCCTGATGAGTAAGACAGACACATCAGAAGGCCTTGTCATAAAGTAGGCTGGGGAGCTATACACTCAGCTTCCCCCTCACCAAAAACCATTGGTTCTCTAAGGGCTCAGCCTCCTCCATCCGACAGTCAAAACCACCCACGAGCCAACCCCCTCTCCAGCTCAATTTTCCTGCCTCTCTCTACCCACTGACTAGAACCTAAGTGCCAAGAGAACAGGGACCTTTAAGTTTCAATCACTCTGCTTTCCCCAGACCCAGGCCACTACCTGGTGTGTACTAAGTGCTCAATTTCTTCACCACATGTAACCATTTTGAGTCCCCTCCTCTTTTATCCCAGAGATACCACAGATGCTGCTGCTTCTCCCTGCACCAGATCTCCTTCCAGAAGTCCTCCTTGACCCTTCTCAGTCCCAAGCCATGTTGGGCTAGGGCATGCCTGTTTCCAGAATTCCCTGTGCTCCCTCTAGTATAGGAGCAGCTGGTTTTACTGTTTCTGGACAGTGTCCGTCATCTCCACCAAATAGAGAGCTCTTCAAGGGCAAGGCCAGGGTCTCAGTCAGCTGTGCTTCTGGAGTTGCTCACTTCTGGGCCCAGTATTCAGACAGCATCAGCAAAACTTCACCCAACCAGAAAATTGCCCTCCCAAGTGAAGTCCAATAGCAGCAACCATGGGTACTACTGACACTGGCTCAACTAGGTATAGAGTGCTTAAAGCTAGTGGGAGAAGCAGCTGGGCCTGAGTGACCACTAGCAAAGGAATCTACCCACCTCACAATGTAGCAGCCTGTTCTCCATATCAACCCTCATTCACTagttcattaattaattcattcagagGATCCATAAACACTCAGGGTACAGTGCCACATATGCAAATCATCCCACAGAAGATACAGACAGATGCACGCCTGCCTCTGTGGTAGACACTAGACTTCCTACAATCACAATCCTAAATCCTTTCTAGCTGCCCCCAGATCAGACTCCAAAGGCTTAGACTCTGACCTCAGCGGCTCCCCCTCTACATTCTTGGCCCCCACTAACCCCAATACTACTGGTGTTACTGGGCTCCCAGTGTGCGTTACACCTTGTAGCCTCCTCAGCTCCCTGGTCAGGTTGCTTTCCTGATTCAGTCAGCCCTTGCCTTGGCCCACCCCTGTGTTTGGTGAACTCCAGCTGGGGAGATATGGGGACAGAGGTAGGGAACATGGGGACTCAAGAGACCAACATAAACTTGGAAGATGagggaatacaaaaaaaaacccaggaagcTCCAGAGTCCCTGGTTTTGTGGGCCTAGGCCCCAGCAACCTGCAGTCTTCCTACCTTGACATAGATGATAGGGATGGTCAACTTGGCCTTGGTGAAATGGCGAGCCACCCGGTACACTGTCTCGGGCACATATTCCAGCACCAGATTTAGGTAAAGCTCATCTTTCTGTACAGAGCAAAGGAGATTTCGTGAGGCACTGTGAGGTTAAgagtgaggaaggaagaaggcaaaGTGTATAGGGAACAGCAAGGGAAGGACTGGCCCTCATGAAAAAGGCAGGCAGGACAATAGAGTCAAAGTACGGCCACACACTCACCCCTAGCATCCCAAGGTCTCACCTTCTCCCCACTGGAGTAGAAAAAGTACCGCAGCCTCACAATATTGCAGTGGTCCAGCTTACGCATAATCTGCAGCTCTCGGTTCTTGGGGGCAAAGGGAGAGAATCTCAATACAACCAACCCCTGTCTCCCTTGCCTCATACCATCATCACCTAAGCTCTACTCCCACTCCTGCCAGCATAGCAGGAAGCTGCTCCCTGGGTCACATCAAGTTTCAAGGCCCCTTGGAAAGGGCATCCTTTAATTCCTTATCCCCAACCCCTTCCCCTCACACATAAACTGAAAGTCTGTGGGTTAATCCCAGACTACttagttcgaggccagtctcagcaatttagcaagcccctaagcaacttagtgagaccctatctaaaaataaaagagggttagggtgtagctcagtggtaaagcacccctgggttcaattcccagtacaaaaaaaaaagtccttaaggGTCtaaagatatagctcagtggtagagtgcttgcctagcaagtacaaGAATGCCCTcagttccatccttagcactataaataaataaatgtatgtatgtatgtatgtatgtatgtcaaactCCTGCACTTATAAAAAGCTAGTTCTCAGTCTTCCCTGAAAAATTAGATGAGGTGGCCACATGGCAACACCACATATGGCAGAAGCAACTATAGATCAGTGGTCATCCAGTCACCCTGGTCCCCACACTCCCAAATGCTTCCCCTTGGAAGCACTGGGGATCTTGAATGCTAGCTTGGATCCTGAGGCCCAGAACCCAAACATCTAATCCTCATCTTCTGATCCATATCTCAACCTCTTCCCAAAAGGCCCAGTCACAGTATTTTCCccaattcttttatttctctctgggGCATCAGAGCTTCCTACACCTAGATCCCTCCCACTTATGGAACCCAATTCTAATTAAGTTATGTCTAACACCCTTGAGCTCCTCCTGCCAGAAAGTTCTCATTGCTGAGACCCAGGCCCTGATTGAGGCTCAGTTATCTCCCATCCGGACTTAGCCTAGGCCAGTCATCCAAACAATTATCCCTCTACTTCCATTGCCTCCTAGTGTCCTGGGCCTCTGCTAGCTCCTGCATTCATGAAAAAGGGCACTCTTTCCTCAGGTGCCACAAAGTTCCACACCAAGACAAGTGGTTTAGTGAgcacagcactgcaaaacaccTGGGCAGAGGGCAACCTTCAGAACCACCAGGATCAGCTTGATAGTTTCCTTTCACCTCTGGGAAGAAGTATAATCAACTGGTTAAAGTGGAGGGCTTGAGAGTCTGATCAGATGCTACTCTTGACTCGGACACTTACAAGTTTCATTTCTGCTTACTTAGAATGGGAATAACAATACCCAggttcagtggtgcatgcctataaccccagctacttggaaaactgaggcaggaggctagcaagtttgaggccagccccagcaacttagcaagaccctatctcaaaataaaaaggtctagggctggggttgtggttcagtggtagagtgcttgcctagcatgtgtgaggccctgggtttgattctcagcaccgcatataaataaataaaataaaggtccactgacaactaaaaaaacattaagaagaaaaataatttcttaaaataaaaaataaaaagttctagcTGGGCATGGTCGTGCACAtccgtaatcccagtgacccaggaggctgaggcagtgggattacaagttcaaagccagcctcagcaatttcacaaggccctaagcaacttagggagatactgtctcaaaattttaaaaaattaaagggctgaggatgtagctcagtggttaggtaccactgggttcaatccctggtgtcaaaaataaatgaatgggttctatccccagtactgcaaaaaaaaaaaaaaaaaagaaagaaaagaaaagaataatagcATCAATCCTCAAAGAATCTTGTCAAGCACTTATACTAAACAAATGTCCAATAAATGTCATCTATCTGCTCTCCTGGAATCCATGTTTCCCATCTTCCACACAACttgttcctttccttccccttctcctctggTCCATGTTCAAGTCCCCCTCAAAACTCCAGGCTTCAGCACTGTTGCTGGGTACTCTCACCAGTCATGCCCAGTCCCCAAATCACATCTCCATTCCCCCCAAGCTACCTTGAACCTCTTGTCCTGAAGAACCTTCTTTATGGCCACCAGTTCCCTTGTATCTGCCAGCCGTGCCTGGTACACAACCCCAAATGAGCCATTGCCAATCACTTTGATGTCTGTGTAAGCCACCTCTTGGGAGCGCTCTGGGCCTTGGCCTACAGTGGCTACCACTGTAGTCACCTTCCCGCTGTCACCTGGGGAACAAAGGGGACACACAATCCATAGACCTTTCCCCTCTTGTACCACTCAATCGGAGAGCTGTGGGAGGGAAGGAAATCTGCAAAAAGTTCACTGGggcttctttgtccctttttacTCTCTGAGGAAAGGTGGCTGCTAGGATGCCCTCCCCCACCTGCCCACTGACCTTTCCCATTTTCCTTTCAAGGATCCCTAAATCCTGTCTCCTCCCATGTGAGAGGACAATGACACCTAAACCTCTTTGCTGTTCAAGGGTTGGCAtcctttaatttctatttctaggaAGCAGCAAATCATGGTATTGGGAGACACTAACATCCCCAGATGTTGAATCCAACTATTGTGAGCCCACTGTCCTCCAGCCCCTCCTGTAATCATGACCTAACATCTTCCACTAAAGGGAGCAGAAACCCTTAAGTACTCTTACTTTGGGAAAGCCCTGACCATTTTCAGAGCCTGGAGGACAGTGAGCTTTAAATCCTCCCTGGAGGAGCTGGTTCTTGGTGACAAAAATGAATGTACTCTCCTGGCACTAGTGCAGGGCACTTTGGGGGATAGATATCCCTGCCAAATACTTTGTAGTACAACAGGCACTGACCTGATCTCTTCATCTGTGTGATCCAGAGTAGAACCAAATGTGAGAATGGTGAACCTGATCTCTCTCTTTAGTGGGGCTAATCTGGCCTCAGGCCTCTGAAGGAAAGCTCTGCTTCCCAATTCCGGTTTTCTTAATGGCAACACAACTTGGTACCATTCCTAGGGGATAGTTACCCCTTTCCTATGGAAAACTGATGAACCAAATCCATTTTGAGGGGCCAGTAGCACATTCTCTTGGAAGGAGATAACCCTACCTTGCTGTTTTTTTCAGAACTAATGACACCATACTCCAGAATGATTACAGTTATCATCTTAGATCCATATTTCATGGGGAGTTGTGACCCACcctaattccattttttttttttaaagaatactaaCAATAGATTTGGTCTAAAAGGTATGCTTATTCTCAATCTGTCCTTACTGCTAAGCAAAAGTAACAACTATTAATTGCCACCACTGGCATAAAGCTCTATATATTTTCAGTGGATAATAATGTCAGGCCTTGTTTTAAACCTGGCCCTGTTCTTTGGGGACAAATAACCACAAATCCCTAATTCTAAGAGATATTCAGTCCAAATCCccatcctctgaaagagaaaatgcTGATCCcctttttgtggt from Marmota flaviventris isolate mMarFla1 chromosome 18, mMarFla1.hap1, whole genome shotgun sequence includes:
- the Gsk3a gene encoding glycogen synthase kinase-3 alpha; amino-acid sequence: MSGGGPSGGGPGGSGRARTSSFAEPGGGGGGGGGGPGGSASGPGGTGGGKASVGAMGGGVGASSSGGGPSGSGGTGSGGPGGPGAGTSFPPPGVKLGRDSGKVTTVVATVGQGPERSQEVAYTDIKVIGNGSFGVVYQARLADTRELVAIKKVLQDKRFKNRELQIMRKLDHCNIVRLRYFFYSSGEKKDELYLNLVLEYVPETVYRVARHFTKAKLTIPIIYVKVYMYQLFRSLAYIHSQGVCHRDIKPQNLLVDPDTAVLKLCDFGSAKQLVRGEPNVSYICSRYYRAPELIFGATDYTSSIDVWSAGCVLAELLLGQPIFPGDSGVDQLVEIIKVLGTPTREQIREMNPNYTEFKFPQIKAHPWTKVFKSRTPPEAIALCSSLLEYTPSSRLSPLEACAHSFFDELRCLGTQLPNNRPLPPLFNFSPGELSIQPSLNAILIPPHLRSPSGTTTLTPSSQALTETQTGPDWQAPDATPTLTNSS